tagtttattagggactttagttgcattttaggttAGTTTAAGAGGTTATTGAAAGTTCCACTTGTTTTGagggcctttgtgcaaaactgacctttaagtttcaagatattttccaagcttgttcatcaaggtttcaggttgaatcagctgaagagggaaggtctagaggcttggagaattgaataaaggcttaaagaggagtaaagaggagttaaaatgaagatcaagggactttccagcgtgtttagagcgcctaggcatgctccattggcgcctaggcgccaattgctatTTCAAGgattttggaattggcgcctaggcatgcttaattggcgccacggcgccaattgccttccagaaGCCATGTTTTCACTTGGAATTGGCACTTAGGCGTGCTTTATTGGCGCCTAAGCGCCCAGACTCGTgtcttttgcctataaataggtttttcgtggttttcttttgtaatctttgatagCTATTCCATTTTTCcataagtttagaaggagaggaacatctaggagagtgagagaaggcttccaagcttttaagccatgcttggctaatctctcttcttatgcttttgTTTTcgtgtaagacttttcatatatgagttataatcttaagttctttcccacacgatcttcttctttccttgaatcccattttctgaatatcaatctaagcttgtatgcatgcttgctttatgcttttctataatcataacggaagtttgttatagattagggaaccgatttgggattaccccttctatgcttgctactaggaatagatgaggggttggggtttgttggcctgaactttataatatTTATGCTTCAAcaaaatgtttaagtacacaaggaattgagcttatcttttggtttgaaagaattatctatgcgaggcatcgataggtagttgcttaggctataacatcaaggaaacattcatgagttcatgtgcttagaatgatgtgcttgaattgactagttgagcaaggatccaaagcatgttcttttatgagtttatgtttattttccctttttactacttcgacgtttcatcatctcaataaaacaaaccttcatactcaaggcttgaaccgaattcattcactcacaatccctgtggttcgataataaaaaccgggtggattcgtacacttgcggatttaccaacaataTCAACAGCTCATCTGGCGGTGAAGTACCCGCTAACCTGCGGAAAGATAGGTAAGATCGCGGTCGATCAGCGGCAGGCGAGGGAATGCTACAACAACTGCCTTAGTTTATATGGGAAGAAAGGAGCTAGCGATGGGCACAGATGTCACGAGATTGAGATTTATGATGGGGATCAAGGTCGGAAGGGCGTCCAGGGCCAAGGCCACATCAGTGCGGGAAGACTGGAATGGCGGATCCATGAGAGGAGTGAGAGACTAAGGAGCAGTCGGAATCAGGCGAGGCTAGATGGCAGGACGGGAAGAGATGGGAAATTCACCGATGCTCACGCGGAGGAGCACTGGGAGAATGTAATCGGGGATTTAGAAATGTACAAATTCAGTAGAGGAGTGCTGGCGATTGAGCCCAGGCTTACGGTTAATCAGGAAAGGCACCTAGAGAAGTTGGTggaggacaattttgacctctttagTTTGAGTCAGAAGGATGCAGCATTTTGGGGATTGCCCAGGTTCAGGAAGCCGACTCTTTTGGGCACACACCAGGAGGAGGCCGGAGAAAAGAGGGTAATGATGCAAGGCATGGTTCAGAATTTACAGCAGGGTGGCAGTGAACGGAGCGAATGGGAAAAATTTGAGCAACCCCGGGGCGAGCCGAAGAAAGTAGGAAAACGGAGCTGAGCGTACCGCCGCGGGAGCAAGGGAAAGGAGAAGGCAGGGTATTGGAAACCAGTAGGGACTGCGATTTTTAAACTGACAGGGGCGGCTCGTCACCACAAGCGAGGAAACGAGTTAGGTAAGGATCCTCTCTACCGTGGGGCGACCAGGCGAAAGGACTGGTCTCACGAGGGCAAATAGTGGGAGGCGAGCACATCAGGTCTGAAGGATGAGATGTTCGACACGGTGCTCTAATTGGAAGGGATAACTAGATGCGGGGCGGAAGCAATGGCGTGACAGGCAGGAGCATAGCAaaggacaaaaataaagatgtactctttttctccatcacgggagttttttaatgaggcatccctcaaatgtaaaatatcttttacaaatcaaatacaaaaggatattctcagcaatacttcTAACTTACAACTGAATTATCAtggtcgcccggtgggaaaaattccctgaaggtggcgatcccaacatgactttgatgtctggggatccctccggaaagtccggcgcgaaccgctgccactcgttggcgacgtgtgcggataagcttcttatcccaaaagcctccccgaaaCATGGGCGAGCaaaaacctccccgaaatatgggcgagcactcataactaggctaagtctcgggaaacccacatggccattgggaccccaaCCACCGTAAGTCCTCGCCAGGAAAAACTGGCAAGGCCACacttgatcttacgggaaaaagggtgtgaacaaagcctcagttcaaaactgagcaaaagtcctagttaaaaacCCGGCACACATTCAAAGTCGTCAAACGAAATTCAAACTGAAATCGTAAAGCAAACGCAAAGGCAAAACGCGGCTAGGCGATGAGTAGAGGAAGACAGAAGGAGTTGCAACAAACTTTCATTAATAACTATCCTCACTGGGcaataataattacaaaaaAGGTAAGGGGGAATAAATACAAATAGTCAGGCTGAAttaatgttttctttttctcttgcaTTTTCAGCAGCCAAAAAGTACTCCGCGTTGAAGTCTGGGGTTCGTTAGGGCCGACCAAACCCTCGGGGGTAACTCTCTTGAAGGCCCCCATCCCACTAAGGTCTAGTCCTTTATAAAGATGCTGGACCTGGGCTTTAGCAAGGAAGAAACCGCGGTCGCGTTCTTCCACGGCCTCAGCAACGGCTTCAATCTCTAGTATCGTCCTAAGAGCTTTTACGTCGGAGGATGCCCGGGCCTTCGCTTCCGCGATGGCTCTGTCTTTCACTTCCAACTGGGCTCTCACCGTGTCAAGGGCCTCGCTTGACGACGCTAATTCATCACGCAAAGACGCAAGCTCCTTATCCTTGGCGATGCAAGCTTCCTTATTCACGACGATTGCTTGGGCCCTCGCATCCAATTCTTTCTGCATGTCATCAACCTCATCTTCCAGCTCTTCCACCCTCCCTTCACTGGCGGACAAATCATCTTCGCGACCACACATCTCAATGACCAAATTGTTCAGCGTGATTACCTTGGCCTCCACCTGAGTTAAAAGCTTGTCACGCTCGCCGTACGCCTCGAGCGTGGCAAAGCGATAACTCTCCGCTTTCTGGCGGAGCTCTTCGACTTCGGCGGCGGGGATCGAATCTTTGGAAAACTTAGCAAATAGACATCCGACGCGAAGAAGGCTCGAGATGGCTTCTTGGGCCACGCCGTCAAGATCGGGATTTTCTGCCTCCTTTGAACTCCCAAAGAAAGGATCGGTCAGCATAAAGTCGATAAGGGTAAGGTGGTGGCTCGAGGGGGAGCTCTCTTTTCCTTCAGTGTCAAGCGGTCGAGAATGGGAGAAGAGTGAAGAGGCGATGGCGGGACGACAGGAACCTGGTCCTTATCATTGCAATGCATTGGACGAACGGGGGAAACCCGGGGTGAGCTCACCTCGACTTGTTGAGTCGAGTAGTCAGGAGAAGGAACTGGCTGAGGGGCGACGGAAACGGTGTCCTTAGGTGCAGCTTGGCTATTGAGGGTCTCCTTAGGGGCGGAGGGTGTCCCTACCTCGCCTTCTGGATTTGGTTCGTTCTCGCTAACCGACCCTTGGCGGGAGACGACAGTCTCGTCAGTTTTGGgcttcttgaccttcttcttttccttttttaacaAGGGGGTCGCGAATTTGTCCTCTCCATCCAGCGACGCCCCGCCGGTTTCAGCTTCTTTGGATTTGTGCGATTCCttctggactgggcgggacataaaggatGATTATGCCCAcccaaaatgaacaatcaaCCGAACGAagacagccatggcgggaaCAATAACACAACGAGCATCTTTGCCCTTCCTTAGGTGGACCCacgagccagctggaagattcctttggatttgtcttatatgtatagggatttgggccctgattgtcaggcccaaatataggaaaagtccatgtcaTGACCACACCCtttataaaaggggaggtcatcagCTTGTACGAAACAACTTTTTTAACATTAATGAGAATTTACCTTTTATGACATCTTACCatttttagtgctctgctagggttagcTCTATTACTTCTTCTTACGTAAGCTgctctagtacagaacattggcgccgtctgtggctctgacctAGATCTTCCAGTGCCGTAGAAGGTAGAAGTtacgagccatggagactcgttcatgcggcgtgGGCCGCCGTGATCATCGCCGACGCGGTGGTGAtcgtcacggcggccgcggcggcgGACGGGACAACAATCGTCCTATACTGCACGAGCAAGAGCATgaggcttcctcggagggggttcACTCAGTGGTGTCGTCGCCAGTGTCGCTGGTGAacgcagctccgggaagaccttcagatctgatagccAAATCAGATCCAGGCGTTAGGCGGCGATCAATGTCGCCTGACTATGTGAACTTAGAAGACCTTAAAACCAGTGCTCCACGGAGAACGCATGAAGCAGTGAcgggtatcacgcctgcggctttgcaacaaatgttagatacttTGCAGAAGGTGCAATCCCAAAACGAACAGTTACAAGCCCAAGTCGAGTATCTAACTCAGAGGCAAGATTTTAAGCAAGGACAACGTC
This is a stretch of genomic DNA from Lotus japonicus ecotype B-129 chromosome 1, LjGifu_v1.2. It encodes these proteins:
- the LOC130728181 gene encoding uncharacterized protein LOC130728181; this translates as MLTDPFFGSSKEAENPDLDGVAQEAISSLLRVGCLFAKFSKDSIPAAEVEELRQKAESYRFATLEAYGERDKLLTQVEAKVITLNNLVIEMCGREDDLSASEGRVEELEDEVDDMQKELDARAQAIVVNKEACIAKDKELASLRDELASSSEALDTVRAQLEVKDRAIAEAKARASSDVKALRTILEIEAVAEAVEERDRGFFLAKAQVQHLYKGLDLSGMGAFKRVTPEGLVGPNEPQTSTRSTFWLLKMQEKKKTLIQPDYLYLFPLTFFVIIIAQ